The proteins below come from a single Candidatus Rokuibacteriota bacterium genomic window:
- a CDS encoding MBL fold metallo-hydrolase, translated as MAEQVMAVQKFVSRGGIRVYGMPVETFPGHVNNIYLIVDGDTPTLVDVGSGTEDSVKGLHQRFDEMRERFGERVSLDDVRHVVITHAHIDHFGWVGHFTRETGARVWVHELDARVLSRFEERMVLASKDMRVFLERAGVKPELRDELETMYRFSKAFFKSVTIDGVVKDGQRIINGYRVHHTPGHCPGQICLEVDDLLFTADHVLSRITPHQSPASITPFCGLELYLQSLDKVRRLGGISLALPGHEAPIEDMPARIGVIAAHHERRLAQVLEFCRDPMTLVEVSQRLFGPRAGYTRLLALEEAGAHVEYLFQRGELGIANLSEVSEQANPVIQYETRRGSAA; from the coding sequence ATGGCGGAGCAAGTGATGGCGGTGCAGAAGTTTGTGAGCCGGGGCGGCATCCGGGTCTACGGGATGCCCGTCGAGACCTTCCCGGGCCACGTCAACAACATCTACCTGATCGTCGACGGCGACACGCCGACCCTCGTGGACGTCGGCTCCGGCACCGAGGACTCGGTCAAGGGGCTCCACCAGCGCTTCGACGAGATGCGCGAGCGCTTCGGCGAGCGCGTCTCGCTCGACGACGTCCGCCACGTCGTCATCACCCACGCCCACATCGACCACTTCGGCTGGGTCGGCCACTTCACCCGCGAGACCGGGGCCCGTGTCTGGGTCCACGAGCTGGATGCGCGGGTACTGAGCCGCTTCGAGGAGCGGATGGTGCTGGCCTCGAAGGACATGCGGGTCTTCCTCGAGCGGGCCGGGGTCAAGCCGGAGCTCCGGGACGAGCTCGAGACCATGTACCGGTTCTCGAAGGCCTTCTTCAAGTCCGTCACGATCGACGGCGTGGTCAAGGACGGCCAGCGCATCATCAACGGCTACCGGGTCCACCACACGCCCGGCCACTGTCCCGGGCAGATCTGCCTCGAGGTGGACGATCTTCTCTTCACGGCCGATCACGTGCTCTCGCGCATCACGCCCCACCAGTCGCCGGCCTCCATCACGCCGTTCTGCGGGCTCGAGCTGTACCTCCAGTCCCTCGACAAGGTGCGCCGGCTGGGCGGGATCAGCCTGGCGCTGCCCGGGCACGAGGCGCCGATCGAGGACATGCCGGCACGCATCGGCGTCATCGCGGCCCACCACGAGCGCCGGCTCGCCCAGGTGCTCGAGTTCTGTCGTGACCCGATGACGCTGGTGGAGGTCTCCCAGCGTCTCTTCGGGCCGAGGGCGGGCTACACGCGGCTCCTGGCGCTCGAGGAGGCGGGGGCGCACGTCGAGTACCTCTTCCAGCGCGGCGAGCTCGGCATCGCCAACCTGAGCGAGGTCAGCGAGCAGGCCAATCCCGTCATCCAGTACGAGACCCGACGAGGATCCGCCGCATGA
- a CDS encoding chlorite dismutase family protein: protein MTTPGPGKPDEVKVPDEVKVPDGVKVEVAERGANGQTSNRRLFMQLQAFGGCSEPKTLAAALERSRIEVVLYADLQDPRGVGVLTFAEDPAFLVTRAREVLAAEPFAGLVPKPELAMIGRTYSSGFEPDLEDWLLSRPRRTVLNPDWPWAVWYPLRRTGAFAKLSAQEQGAILREHGTIGRAYGDADLAHDIRLACHGLDAHDNDFLIGLVGKELQPLSHLVQTMRKTVQTSEYMASLGPFFVGHAIWQSPLR, encoded by the coding sequence ATGACCACCCCGGGGCCCGGCAAGCCTGACGAGGTCAAGGTGCCAGACGAAGTCAAGGTCCCAGACGGAGTCAAGGTCGAGGTCGCCGAGCGCGGCGCCAACGGGCAGACCTCGAACCGCCGCCTCTTCATGCAGCTCCAGGCCTTCGGGGGGTGCTCCGAGCCCAAGACCCTGGCCGCGGCGCTCGAGAGAAGCCGGATCGAGGTGGTGCTGTACGCCGACCTCCAGGACCCTCGCGGCGTGGGCGTGCTCACGTTCGCCGAGGACCCGGCGTTCCTCGTCACGCGAGCGCGCGAGGTCCTGGCAGCCGAGCCCTTCGCCGGCCTCGTTCCCAAGCCCGAGCTGGCAATGATCGGCAGGACCTACTCGAGCGGCTTCGAGCCCGACCTCGAAGACTGGCTGCTGAGCCGCCCCCGCCGCACCGTGCTCAACCCGGACTGGCCTTGGGCAGTCTGGTACCCGCTGAGGCGGACGGGCGCCTTCGCCAAGCTGTCCGCCCAGGAGCAGGGCGCCATCCTCCGCGAGCACGGCACGATCGGACGCGCGTACGGCGACGCCGATCTCGCGCATGACATCAGGCTCGCCTGCCACGGTCTCGACGCCCACGACAACGATTTCCTCATCGGCCTGGTCGGCAAGGAGCTCCAGCCGCTCTCGCACCTCGTCCAGACCATGCGCAAGACAGTCCAGACATCGGAGTACATGGCGAGCCTCGGCCCCTTCTTCGTGGGCCACGCCATCTGGCAGAGCCCCCTGCGCTGA
- a CDS encoding LysR family transcriptional regulator — MNLETLKLYCDVVRLRSFSRAATANGVTQSAASQSIQQLEGDLDVPLLDRSRRPLVATEAGRVFFDACRDLLEGFEKARAGLLASRERVEGTVRVAAIYSVGLHDMSRHMQPFMSAHPRARVLLECLHPHKVVEAVQNDEADVGVLSYPAATRTLNVLPLRSEPMVLVTHPSHRLAKRKHVEAGDLAGEKFIAFDRDLAVRKAIDRALKQHGVKVEVVMEFDNVETIKQAIGIAAGVSILPRPTVVMESGMRTLATVPLALSGLARPIGLIYRRGKRLTPAVARFIETLRKADESPAE, encoded by the coding sequence GTGAACCTCGAGACGCTCAAGCTCTACTGCGACGTCGTGAGGCTGCGGAGCTTCTCGCGCGCCGCGACGGCCAACGGCGTCACGCAGTCCGCTGCCAGCCAGTCCATCCAGCAGCTCGAGGGCGACCTCGACGTGCCGCTCCTCGACCGCTCTCGCAGGCCGCTGGTCGCCACAGAGGCCGGCCGCGTTTTTTTCGACGCCTGCCGCGACCTCCTCGAGGGCTTCGAAAAGGCGCGGGCCGGGCTGCTCGCCTCCAGGGAGCGGGTGGAGGGGACGGTGCGCGTCGCGGCGATCTACTCGGTGGGGCTCCACGACATGAGCCGACACATGCAGCCCTTCATGTCGGCGCATCCGCGCGCGCGGGTCCTGCTCGAATGCCTGCACCCTCACAAGGTGGTGGAGGCGGTCCAGAACGACGAGGCCGACGTGGGCGTCCTGTCGTATCCCGCGGCGACCCGGACACTCAACGTGTTGCCGCTCCGATCGGAGCCGATGGTGCTGGTGACGCATCCGAGCCACCGTCTCGCCAAGCGGAAGCACGTGGAGGCCGGCGACCTCGCGGGCGAGAAGTTCATCGCGTTCGACCGCGATCTCGCGGTGCGCAAGGCGATCGACCGCGCGCTCAAGCAGCACGGGGTCAAGGTGGAGGTGGTCATGGAGTTCGACAACGTCGAGACCATCAAGCAGGCCATCGGCATCGCCGCCGGGGTCAGCATCCTGCCGCGGCCCACCGTGGTGATGGAGTCGGGCATGCGGACGCTGGCCACGGTGCCGCTCGCGCTCTCCGGCCTCGCGAGGCCGATCGGGCTCATCTACCGGCGGGGCAAGCGCCTCACTCCCGCCGTCGCGCGCTTCATCGAGACCCTCCGCAAAGCCGACGAGTCCCCCGCAGAGTAG
- the gltB gene encoding glutamate synthase large subunit, with product MAMEDGLSATTPAGMPGAQGLYDPAHEHDACGVGFVVDMKGRKSHAIVSQALQVLKNLLHRGACGCEANTGDGAGILIQMPHAFLARECAALGWSLPSPRHYGAGLVFLPRDAAQSAQCRAMLDGIVREEGQTLLGWRVVPTDDAPVGPSARAAEPLIEQVFIGRAAGISDAQAFERKLYVIRKRVEHAVRRSDIPGRGYFYLPSLSANTLIYKGMLSADQIETMFPDIVDPRVESALALVHQRFSTNTFPSWPLAHPYRYIAHNGEINTLRGNINWMHAREALCRSNLLGDDLKKILPIVVEGGSDSAIFDNVLELLVMAGRPLPLAVLMMIPEAWSGHESMPSERKDFYEYHGCLMEPWDGPASIAFTDGTVIGAVLDRNGLRPSRYYVTKDGLVVMASEVGVLDIPPERVLIKERLHPGRIFLVDTAQGRIIDDAELKHTFATAHPYGEWLATHLTPLESLPEPPHLPEPAHETVLERQQAFGYTHEDLRLLLGPMATAGEEPIGSMGTDTSLAVLSDRPRLLYDYFKQLFAQVTNPPLDGIREELVTQIATSIGPEGNLLEPTPEACRQIKLKTPILDNAELARIRHVDRPGFKATTVPMLFRVADGPDGLARATEELCRKASQAVDAGFTYLILSDRGVDREHAPIPALLATAGVHHHLIREGKRVKVGLVIETGEPREVHHMALLLGYGAGAVNPYLAFETLDDMIRQGMLPALDHKTAIKNYIKALNKGVLKVISKMGISTIQSYRAAQIFEAIGLAKDFVDRYFTWTASRIGGIGIDVVAKEALLRHHHAFPERPVGEPELDWGGEYQWRRDGEYHLFNPDTVFKLQHATRSKQYAIFKEYTDLVNTQNGHLATLRGLFTFKFIPKPIALQDVEPVEAILRRFATGAMSYGSISLEAHETLAIAMNRMGGRSNTGEGGEDPARYKRDPNGDWRRSAVKQVASGRFGVTSWYLLNADELQIKMAQGAKPGEGGQLPGHKVYPWIAKVRHSMPGVGLISPPPHHDIYSIEDLAQLIHDLKNSNPRARISVKLVAEVGVGTVAAGVAKAHSDVVLISGHDGGTGASPLTSIKHGGIPWELGLAETQQVLVMNKLRDRIIVQTDGQMKTGRDVVIAALLGAEEYGFSTAPLVVMGCIMMRVCHLNTCPVGIATQDPKLRAKFEGKAEFVETFFRYIAQEVREHMARLGFRTMDEMIGRSDFLDVRKAVDHWKARGIDFSSILHRPQVGPEVAVRRVVEQDHGLEKSLDVTTLVPLCREALERREPVDIRLPIRNVNRTVGTILGSEVTRRHGPDGLPDDSIRIHFTGSAGQSFGAFVPRGITLTLEGDANDYLGKGLSGGKLIVYPPREATFVAEENILVGNVVLYGATSGEAYFRGVAGERFGVRNSGALAVVEGAGDHGCEYMTGGRVVVIGRTGRNFAAGMSGGIAYVLDEAGDFKRRCNLGMVDLESLVDVEDVELVKDLLSRHIRHTQSPVAARLLVSWEATQQLFVKIMPRDYKRVLQAIKKAEESGMSVDEAVMASAHN from the coding sequence ATGGCGATGGAAGACGGGTTGTCAGCGACGACGCCTGCCGGGATGCCCGGGGCCCAGGGCCTCTACGATCCCGCCCACGAGCACGACGCCTGCGGCGTCGGGTTCGTCGTGGACATGAAGGGGCGGAAGTCCCACGCCATCGTGAGCCAGGCTCTCCAGGTGCTCAAGAACCTTCTCCACCGCGGCGCCTGCGGCTGTGAAGCCAACACGGGGGACGGCGCCGGCATCCTGATCCAGATGCCGCACGCCTTCCTCGCCCGCGAGTGCGCCGCGCTCGGCTGGAGCCTCCCCTCGCCCAGGCACTACGGCGCCGGCCTCGTCTTCCTGCCGCGCGATGCGGCCCAGTCCGCGCAGTGCCGCGCGATGCTGGACGGGATCGTCCGGGAGGAGGGCCAGACCTTACTCGGGTGGCGAGTGGTGCCAACCGACGACGCGCCGGTGGGGCCGAGCGCGCGCGCGGCCGAGCCTCTCATAGAACAGGTCTTCATCGGCCGGGCCGCAGGCATCTCCGACGCGCAGGCCTTCGAGCGCAAGCTCTACGTCATCCGCAAGCGCGTCGAGCACGCGGTGCGGCGCTCGGACATCCCGGGCCGCGGCTACTTCTACCTGCCGAGCCTCTCGGCCAATACCCTCATCTACAAGGGCATGCTCTCGGCCGACCAGATCGAGACCATGTTTCCGGACATCGTGGACCCGCGGGTCGAGTCCGCGCTCGCGCTCGTCCACCAGCGCTTCTCCACCAATACGTTCCCGTCGTGGCCGCTGGCGCATCCGTACCGCTACATCGCCCACAACGGAGAGATCAACACGCTGCGCGGCAACATCAACTGGATGCACGCGCGGGAAGCCCTCTGCCGGTCGAACCTTCTCGGCGACGACCTCAAGAAGATCCTGCCGATCGTCGTCGAGGGCGGCAGCGACTCGGCCATCTTCGACAACGTGCTGGAGCTCCTCGTCATGGCGGGCCGCCCCCTTCCGCTGGCGGTCCTGATGATGATTCCCGAGGCCTGGAGCGGGCACGAGTCCATGCCCAGCGAGCGCAAGGACTTCTACGAGTATCACGGCTGCCTCATGGAGCCGTGGGACGGCCCGGCCTCGATCGCCTTCACCGACGGGACCGTCATCGGCGCGGTCCTCGACCGGAATGGCCTCCGCCCGTCGCGGTACTACGTCACGAAGGACGGGCTCGTGGTCATGGCGTCCGAGGTGGGCGTGCTCGACATCCCGCCCGAGCGGGTGCTGATCAAGGAGCGCCTCCACCCGGGCCGGATCTTCCTCGTGGACACGGCGCAGGGGCGCATCATCGACGACGCGGAGTTGAAGCACACCTTCGCGACCGCGCACCCGTACGGCGAGTGGCTCGCGACCCACCTCACGCCGCTCGAGAGCCTGCCCGAGCCGCCTCACCTGCCCGAGCCCGCGCACGAGACCGTCCTCGAGCGCCAGCAGGCCTTCGGCTACACACACGAGGATCTCCGCCTGCTGCTGGGGCCCATGGCGACCGCGGGCGAGGAGCCCATAGGCTCCATGGGCACCGACACGTCGCTCGCCGTGCTCTCGGACCGCCCGCGACTCCTCTACGACTACTTCAAGCAGCTCTTCGCGCAGGTGACCAACCCGCCGCTCGACGGCATCCGCGAAGAGCTGGTGACCCAGATCGCGACCAGTATCGGTCCCGAGGGCAACCTCCTCGAGCCCACGCCCGAGGCCTGCCGGCAGATCAAGCTCAAGACCCCGATCCTCGACAATGCCGAGCTGGCACGGATCCGCCACGTTGACCGGCCGGGCTTCAAGGCCACGACCGTGCCCATGCTGTTCCGCGTGGCCGACGGCCCGGACGGCCTGGCGCGCGCGACGGAAGAGCTCTGCCGGAAGGCGAGCCAGGCGGTGGATGCGGGATTCACCTATCTCATCCTCTCCGACCGCGGTGTCGATCGCGAGCACGCGCCCATTCCGGCGCTCTTGGCGACGGCCGGAGTCCACCACCACCTGATCCGCGAGGGCAAGCGCGTCAAGGTCGGTCTGGTCATCGAGACGGGCGAGCCGCGCGAGGTCCACCACATGGCGCTCCTCTTAGGCTACGGCGCGGGCGCCGTCAACCCGTACCTGGCCTTCGAGACGCTCGACGACATGATCCGCCAGGGCATGCTGCCGGCGCTGGACCACAAGACCGCGATCAAGAACTACATCAAGGCGCTCAACAAGGGCGTCCTCAAGGTCATCTCGAAGATGGGCATCTCGACCATCCAGTCGTACCGGGCGGCCCAGATCTTCGAGGCGATCGGGCTCGCGAAGGACTTCGTGGACCGCTACTTCACGTGGACGGCGTCCCGCATTGGCGGCATCGGCATCGACGTGGTCGCGAAAGAGGCGCTCCTGCGCCACCACCACGCCTTCCCGGAGCGGCCCGTGGGCGAGCCCGAGCTCGACTGGGGCGGCGAGTACCAGTGGCGGCGCGACGGCGAGTACCACCTCTTCAATCCTGACACCGTGTTCAAGCTCCAGCACGCCACGCGCTCGAAGCAGTACGCGATCTTCAAGGAGTACACGGACCTCGTCAACACGCAGAACGGGCACCTGGCGACGCTCCGCGGGCTCTTCACGTTCAAGTTCATACCAAAGCCTATCGCGCTCCAAGACGTCGAGCCCGTCGAGGCGATCCTCAGGCGCTTCGCCACCGGCGCCATGTCCTACGGCTCGATCAGCCTCGAGGCTCACGAGACGCTGGCCATCGCCATGAATCGGATGGGCGGACGCTCAAACACCGGCGAGGGCGGTGAAGACCCGGCGCGTTACAAGCGCGACCCGAACGGCGACTGGCGGCGCAGCGCGGTCAAGCAGGTCGCGTCGGGGCGCTTCGGCGTCACGAGCTGGTACCTGCTCAACGCGGACGAGCTCCAGATCAAGATGGCCCAGGGCGCCAAGCCCGGCGAGGGCGGCCAGCTGCCGGGCCACAAGGTCTACCCGTGGATCGCCAAGGTCCGGCACTCGATGCCGGGCGTGGGGCTCATCTCGCCGCCCCCACACCACGACATCTACTCGATCGAGGACCTGGCCCAGCTGATCCACGACTTGAAGAACTCGAACCCGCGGGCGCGGATCAGCGTCAAGCTGGTCGCCGAGGTCGGAGTCGGAACGGTCGCGGCGGGCGTCGCCAAGGCGCATTCGGACGTGGTGCTGATCTCGGGCCACGACGGCGGCACCGGCGCGTCGCCCTTGACCTCGATCAAGCATGGTGGAATTCCGTGGGAGCTGGGCCTAGCGGAGACCCAGCAGGTGCTGGTCATGAACAAGCTCCGCGACCGGATCATCGTGCAAACGGACGGGCAGATGAAGACCGGGCGCGACGTCGTCATCGCGGCGCTCCTCGGCGCCGAGGAGTACGGCTTCTCCACTGCGCCGCTCGTCGTCATGGGCTGCATCATGATGCGCGTCTGCCATCTCAACACCTGCCCGGTCGGCATCGCGACCCAGGACCCGAAGCTCCGGGCCAAGTTCGAGGGCAAGGCAGAATTCGTCGAGACCTTCTTCCGCTACATCGCGCAGGAGGTCCGCGAACACATGGCGCGCCTCGGCTTCCGCACCATGGACGAGATGATCGGCCGCTCGGACTTCCTCGACGTCCGCAAGGCCGTCGACCACTGGAAGGCCCGCGGCATCGACTTCTCCTCGATCCTCCACCGGCCGCAGGTCGGGCCCGAGGTCGCCGTTCGGAGGGTGGTCGAGCAGGACCACGGTCTCGAGAAATCTCTCGACGTGACGACCCTCGTGCCGCTCTGCCGCGAGGCGCTCGAGCGCCGCGAGCCAGTGGACATCCGGCTGCCGATCAGGAACGTCAATCGCACGGTGGGCACCATCCTCGGCTCGGAGGTGACGCGTCGCCACGGCCCGGACGGGCTCCCGGACGACAGCATCCGCATCCACTTCACGGGCTCGGCGGGGCAGAGCTTCGGCGCCTTCGTGCCGCGCGGCATCACGCTGACGCTCGAAGGAGACGCCAACGACTACCTCGGCAAGGGCCTCTCCGGCGGCAAGCTCATCGTCTACCCCCCGCGCGAGGCGACCTTCGTGGCCGAGGAGAACATCCTGGTCGGCAACGTGGTGCTCTACGGCGCCACGAGCGGGGAGGCCTACTTCCGCGGCGTGGCCGGCGAGCGGTTCGGCGTCAGGAACAGCGGCGCGCTCGCGGTCGTGGAGGGCGCCGGGGACCACGGCTGCGAGTACATGACCGGCGGCCGTGTGGTGGTCATCGGGCGCACGGGCCGCAACTTCGCCGCCGGCATGTCGGGCGGCATCGCCTACGTCCTCGACGAGGCGGGCGATTTCAAGCGCCGGTGCAACCTGGGCATGGTGGATCTCGAGTCCCTGGTGGACGTCGAGGACGTCGAGCTCGTCAAGGACCTCCTGTCCCGCCACATCCGCCACACGCAGAGCCCGGTCGCCGCGCGCCTTCTCGTCAGCTGGGAGGCGACGCAGCAACTGTTCGTCAAGATCATGCCGCGCGACTACAAGCGCGTGCTCCAGGCCATCAAGAAGGCCGAGGAGAGCGGCATGTCCGTGGACGAGGCCGTGATGGCCTCGGCACACAACTAG
- a CDS encoding Xaa-Pro peptidase family protein, giving the protein MTASLIIAASEGDSNLYYACRFMAPDPFVFLEAGGRKILLMSDLEVDRARQQARVDEVLSLSEWEAKAKQRWAQPKLTDTVSLLLEDYGVATVEVPADFPLEAADRLRERGVTVQVRPHPFFPERVVKSAEEVAAIELAQRHTETALAAALAVLRQSVIRGDEVVWKGRALTSEDLKKVVNVSLMENDCIAQHTIIACGEQGVDPHNQGSGPIRPNQGIIFDIFPRSSTSHYFADMTRTVVKGKAPDELCRIYDAVLAAQLRGIELVKDGASGGAVHAEVARTMEARGYATGVVDGRNQGFFHGTGHGVGLDIHELPRISRLDYELKAGQVVTVEPGLYYPKRGAARIEDMVLVEPGGCRNLTRSPKMELLEL; this is encoded by the coding sequence ATGACTGCGTCGCTGATCATCGCCGCCAGCGAGGGAGACTCGAATCTCTACTACGCCTGCCGGTTCATGGCTCCCGACCCCTTCGTCTTCCTCGAGGCCGGCGGCAGGAAGATCCTGCTCATGTCCGACCTCGAGGTAGACCGCGCGCGCCAGCAGGCCCGCGTCGACGAGGTGCTGTCGCTCTCCGAGTGGGAAGCCAAGGCCAAGCAGCGCTGGGCCCAGCCGAAGCTCACCGACACCGTCAGCCTGCTTCTCGAGGACTATGGCGTCGCGACCGTCGAGGTGCCCGCCGACTTCCCGCTCGAAGCTGCCGACCGGCTGCGCGAGCGCGGGGTCACGGTGCAGGTGAGGCCGCACCCGTTCTTTCCGGAGCGCGTCGTCAAGTCGGCCGAGGAGGTGGCGGCCATCGAGCTGGCCCAGCGGCATACGGAGACCGCGCTCGCGGCGGCGCTCGCCGTGCTCAGGCAGAGCGTGATCCGCGGTGACGAGGTGGTCTGGAAGGGCCGGGCGCTGACCTCCGAGGACCTGAAGAAGGTCGTCAACGTGTCGCTGATGGAGAACGACTGCATCGCCCAGCACACCATCATCGCCTGCGGCGAGCAGGGCGTGGACCCGCACAACCAGGGCTCGGGCCCCATCCGCCCCAACCAGGGCATCATCTTCGACATTTTTCCGCGCTCCTCGACCTCCCACTATTTCGCCGACATGACGCGCACGGTGGTCAAGGGCAAGGCGCCCGACGAGCTTTGCCGGATCTATGACGCCGTCCTGGCGGCCCAGCTGCGCGGGATCGAGCTGGTCAAGGACGGGGCCTCGGGCGGGGCGGTCCACGCAGAAGTTGCACGCACGATGGAGGCCCGCGGCTATGCGACTGGCGTCGTGGACGGGCGCAACCAGGGGTTCTTCCACGGGACGGGCCACGGCGTCGGCCTCGACATACACGAGCTGCCCCGCATCAGCCGGCTCGACTACGAGCTCAAGGCGGGGCAGGTGGTGACCGTCGAGCCCGGCCTCTACTACCCGAAACGGGGGGCCGCGCGCATCGAGGACATGGTTCTCGTGGAGCCCGGGGGCTGTCGCAACCTCACGCGGTCGCCCAAGATGGAGCTGCTCGAGCTATAG
- a CDS encoding glutamate synthase subunit beta, producing MGKITGFLEIKRETPKRRPVGERVHDWQEVYLPFEADKLKKQGARCMDCGIPFCHQGCPLGNLIPDWNDLVYRDRWREAIDRLHATNNFPEFTGRLCPAPCEGSCVLGINDDPVTIKQVEVGIIDHAFDEGWVVPAPPAARTGKKVAVVGSGPAGLAAAEQLNRAGHSVTVFEKADRIGGLLRYGIPEFKMEKRVLDRRLALMEAAEIAFRTSVNVGETLPVEALRKDFDATVLAGGAEWPRDLQIPGRELRGIHFAMDYLTLQNRRCEGDSVPDREVITAEGKNVVIIGGGDTGADCLGTVHRQSARSVTQFEILPRPPEEREPASNPWPLWPNIFRVSSAHEEGGVREYSVNTSHFSGVDGRVTTLHAVRVEMIKEGGRIGFKNVPGTEYAMEADLVLLAMGFLGPRREGLLADLGVKLTDRGNVWRDPNWMTSVPGVFTAGDIQRGQSLIVWAIAEGRSAARGVDLYLMGKSDLPAPLK from the coding sequence ATGGGCAAGATCACCGGCTTTCTCGAGATCAAGCGCGAGACACCCAAGCGGCGTCCCGTCGGCGAGCGGGTCCACGACTGGCAGGAGGTCTACCTACCCTTCGAGGCCGACAAGCTCAAGAAGCAGGGCGCGCGCTGCATGGACTGCGGCATCCCCTTCTGCCACCAGGGCTGCCCGCTCGGGAACCTGATCCCCGATTGGAACGACCTCGTCTATCGGGACCGCTGGCGCGAGGCCATCGACCGCCTCCACGCCACGAACAACTTCCCGGAGTTCACGGGCCGCCTCTGCCCCGCCCCCTGCGAGGGCTCCTGCGTGCTGGGCATCAACGACGACCCGGTCACGATCAAGCAGGTCGAGGTCGGCATCATCGACCACGCCTTCGACGAGGGCTGGGTCGTTCCCGCCCCGCCCGCAGCGCGCACGGGAAAGAAGGTCGCCGTGGTGGGCTCGGGCCCGGCAGGTCTCGCCGCCGCCGAGCAGCTCAACCGCGCCGGGCACTCGGTGACCGTGTTCGAGAAGGCCGACCGTATCGGCGGACTCCTCCGCTACGGCATCCCGGAATTCAAAATGGAGAAGCGCGTTCTCGACCGCCGCCTCGCGCTGATGGAAGCGGCGGAGATCGCCTTCAGGACGAGCGTGAACGTGGGCGAGACACTGCCCGTCGAGGCGCTCCGCAAGGACTTCGACGCCACCGTCCTGGCCGGAGGAGCGGAGTGGCCCCGGGATCTCCAGATCCCCGGGCGCGAGCTCCGGGGCATCCACTTCGCCATGGACTACCTCACGCTCCAGAACCGGCGCTGCGAGGGCGACAGCGTCCCGGATCGCGAGGTCATCACGGCCGAAGGCAAGAACGTCGTCATCATCGGCGGCGGCGACACCGGCGCCGACTGCCTCGGCACGGTCCACCGCCAGAGCGCGCGCTCCGTCACGCAGTTCGAGATCCTGCCTCGCCCGCCTGAAGAGCGCGAGCCCGCCAGCAATCCCTGGCCCCTCTGGCCCAACATCTTCCGCGTCTCCTCGGCCCACGAGGAAGGAGGCGTGCGCGAGTACTCCGTCAACACCTCGCACTTCTCGGGGGTCGACGGGCGCGTGACGACCCTCCATGCGGTACGCGTGGAGATGATCAAAGAGGGCGGCCGGATCGGCTTCAAGAACGTCCCGGGCACCGAGTACGCCATGGAGGCCGACCTGGTCCTGCTCGCCATGGGCTTCCTCGGCCCGCGGCGCGAGGGACTCCTGGCAGACCTCGGCGTCAAGCTCACCGATCGCGGCAACGTCTGGCGGGACCCGAACTGGATGACGAGCGTGCCGGGCGTGTTCACCGCCGGCGACATCCAGCGCGGCCAATCGCTCATCGTCTGGGCCATCGCCGAGGGCCGAAGCGCCGCCCGTGGCGTGGATCTCTACCTGATGGGCAAGTCCGACCTCCCCGCCCCGCTTAAGTAG